In the Corynebacterium kroppenstedtii genome, one interval contains:
- a CDS encoding alpha/beta hydrolase has translation MAINTIPTVNKTSATQTSVMRDPLTHVPRWRPDELNAVAATMAGLIDPMTIRISDSAIPASIIGGINGETANATLASINADTRAVVAHITQSVGLLRAHSSALRGPLCHAQSLEHTIKQLQAQRDATADPFISAGIRIIETAYKAELAMLLMFLDTIDGALAHLLVDVWNSPALEPLGQILAATGITDAFLPTIMPDPDPQRDNSQPWLDGHTIEDTDRTLRERLDTWLSTTHNDKEKQYLEGIIKTLADNDDAYLVHLDHDGVAIALGDPTTSPAVATLVGGVGSSEPGRIHGHTDWAREIRQASDNKASIIAWSAYPAPNSLPAAASTDSADHGAKTLRSFQQSLRARNPTAQLTVTGHSYGSVVVGHAARSSSTTPPLEADTVVIVGSPGTGAHHAHELAPHALDGHAEIVVGRNDADPIMFTTGPDDGAHGPDPSYAHWGADAWLTPNGLAATPPNDQKIRDLGGLIIPGLTFDELLKNHRYRDYSAALAQVITDGVSADTHTPQG, from the coding sequence ATGGCGATCAATACAATACCGACAGTCAATAAAACCTCGGCAACTCAAACGTCGGTAATGCGGGATCCGCTCACCCATGTCCCTCGGTGGAGACCCGACGAGCTCAATGCCGTAGCAGCCACCATGGCTGGACTCATCGACCCCATGACAATCCGCATATCAGACAGCGCTATTCCCGCCAGTATCATCGGCGGAATCAACGGCGAGACAGCCAATGCAACACTGGCATCGATTAATGCGGACACGCGCGCCGTCGTCGCCCACATCACACAGTCCGTCGGCTTATTGCGCGCACATTCGTCGGCCCTCCGCGGACCCCTCTGCCATGCGCAATCACTTGAGCACACCATCAAGCAGCTTCAAGCTCAACGCGACGCCACCGCCGACCCGTTCATTAGCGCCGGCATACGCATCATCGAGACGGCATACAAAGCCGAGCTCGCCATGCTGCTCATGTTCCTAGACACTATCGACGGTGCACTCGCTCACCTTCTTGTCGACGTGTGGAATAGCCCCGCGCTCGAGCCACTCGGCCAGATCCTCGCCGCAACCGGAATCACCGATGCTTTCCTCCCCACCATCATGCCCGACCCGGACCCCCAACGCGACAACTCACAACCCTGGCTCGACGGACACACCATCGAAGACACCGACCGTACCCTCCGAGAGCGCCTCGACACCTGGCTTTCTACCACTCACAACGACAAAGAAAAGCAGTACTTGGAGGGAATAATAAAGACACTCGCTGATAACGACGACGCCTACCTCGTCCACCTCGATCACGACGGCGTGGCCATCGCACTCGGCGATCCCACCACGAGTCCAGCCGTCGCCACCCTCGTTGGCGGAGTCGGATCCAGTGAACCCGGACGCATTCACGGGCACACGGACTGGGCTCGTGAGATCAGGCAAGCCAGCGACAACAAAGCCAGCATCATCGCATGGTCTGCCTATCCTGCACCCAATTCTCTACCCGCTGCAGCCAGCACCGATAGCGCCGACCATGGTGCAAAAACACTGCGCTCATTCCAACAATCGCTTCGCGCCCGCAACCCCACGGCACAACTCACCGTCACCGGTCACAGTTACGGCAGCGTCGTCGTCGGGCACGCGGCCCGATCCTCAAGCACAACGCCTCCACTCGAGGCCGACACGGTCGTCATCGTCGGATCCCCCGGAACAGGCGCACATCACGCGCACGAATTAGCGCCACATGCGCTCGACGGGCACGCTGAGATCGTCGTCGGTAGGAATGATGCCGACCCCATCATGTTCACCACAGGACCAGACGACGGTGCGCACGGCCCCGACCCGTCCTACGCACACTGGGGCGCCGATGCCTGGCTCACCCCCAACGGCCTGGCTGCTACTCCCCCCAATGACCAAAAAATCCGCGACCTGGGAGGCCTCATTATTCCAGGGCTCACATTCGATGAGCTACTGAAAAACCACCGGTACAGGGACTACTCAGCAGCTCTTGCACAGGTCATCACCGACGGGGTGTCTGCCGATACCCACACACCTCAGGGGTGA
- a CDS encoding heat shock protein transcriptional repressor HspR, producing MGEVRREEVYVISVAAELTGLHAQTLRTYDRMGLVTPERTRGGGRRYSPDDIEMLREIQKLSHEDGVNLAGIRAIIDLKSQVDELQAENHQLRERLARMEAQHGRSRGEIVHVPRSTAVVMWEPGARRRKDRRDRR from the coding sequence CTGGGTGAGGTACGTCGGGAAGAAGTTTATGTCATCTCGGTGGCGGCAGAACTGACCGGACTCCACGCCCAGACTCTCCGCACTTATGACCGCATGGGGCTGGTGACGCCTGAACGGACGCGGGGAGGTGGGCGGCGATACTCGCCGGACGATATTGAGATGCTTCGCGAAATACAGAAGCTTTCTCATGAAGATGGTGTTAATCTCGCGGGAATACGGGCGATCATTGACTTGAAGTCCCAAGTGGATGAGCTCCAGGCGGAGAACCATCAACTTCGGGAGCGATTGGCTCGTATGGAAGCTCAACACGGCAGGTCACGTGGTGAAATTGTGCATGTTCCTCGGTCTACCGCTGTTGTCATGTGGGAACCGGGGGCTCGGCGTAGAAAGGATAGGCGTGATAGAAGGTAG
- a CDS encoding proline dehydrogenase family protein produces MSSKHNKKGKKSKKDKKLDATEQHSSTLGSDAATNTAASTAADTSEEISATTTTASNVDNPDFLKPPPNSHDLDDITDRAIARAHEWLEATNGEQTRKESSSTEQLAALVHDPQGIDFTMGFVDRVARPEDNAVAAKEFASLGSPFGRKEPLPDFLGPLNTALVSLGALAGQILPDIVMPIARGYLRKMVGHLVLDANGKALDKLLDDAHANGFRLNINLLGEAVLGEREATRRLDRTIELLRNPKVDYVSIKASSVCSQLNPWDIEGNTRRLKERLRPLYREAVKRTPHPFINMDMEEYKDLDLTIKLFKELMSEDEFMDLEAGIVLQAYLPDTLDALHELIDFAHERVNKGGAPIKVRIVKGANLSMERVDSEIHDWKQTPYLTKAEVDANYLRLLDVALQPEHATAIRIGAASHNLYTVATAHELSVQRGVEDQLDIEMLQGMAPAQARAVRQITGTVILYTPVVHAEDFDVAVSYLVRRLEENGAHQNFLYALFAPDVAGDDDMTPMQEQEKRYLNAVNDRWTTFAGPRRQQDRQQEQSAADVSKRVESVPGHFVNEPDTDPSLPTNREWAAHWLAHDPGPVTSPVITEKSDIDAIVARARARSSAWGTTSGHDRADVLDAAANALAAHRGELLAAMTHEANKTVAESDPEISEAIDFARYYAESARALDSVKGSRFTPYSVVLITPPWNFPLAIPMGGVFAALAAGAAVVIKPAPQVVRIAEVAVGILREAGIDEELLQLVNVAENEAGQHLVSHPAVDSIILTGASDTARLFRSWKPQMVINAETSGKNAIIVTPSADPDLAVSDVYRSAFGHAGQKCSASSLVIVVGSVGKSKRFMNQLIDAVETLKVGPGTDISTTMNGIIEPPSDKLMRGLTQLDSGEKWLVKPRKLNKEGTLWSPGLRDNVKPGSWYHTHECFGPVLGIMHATTLEEATEWQNSTGYGLTGGLHALDPDEIDWWIDHVEVGNAYVNRGITGAIVQRQSFGGWKASALGSGAKAGGPNYVAQQGTWSEGDVDELPRAGLQRHVAQRLRRIKGQLDNTLTPADLYWLRRAAESDAYAWSTEFGVEHDNTALIAESNIFRYRPLLAPLRIRVGSPSSSPTLIRDLVRLTLASEISGTPMDVSATAETAIELGAMGFSIRRVEDATYAAEVENAESVRVRTLGDVDPALYKAAAHSGSIIIDHPVLADGRREILPFLLEQAVSITNHRFGYIKGLTN; encoded by the coding sequence ATGAGCAGCAAACACAACAAAAAGGGCAAGAAAAGCAAAAAAGACAAGAAGTTGGACGCCACCGAACAACACTCCAGCACGCTTGGCAGTGACGCAGCCACGAACACAGCTGCCAGCACAGCCGCCGACACCAGCGAGGAAATCTCTGCTACCACCACAACCGCCAGCAACGTCGACAACCCCGATTTCCTGAAGCCTCCTCCCAACTCCCACGACCTTGACGACATCACCGACCGCGCGATCGCCCGCGCACACGAATGGCTCGAGGCAACTAACGGGGAACAGACACGCAAGGAATCATCGTCCACTGAACAACTCGCAGCCCTTGTTCACGATCCACAGGGCATCGACTTCACCATGGGCTTCGTCGACCGCGTCGCACGCCCAGAAGACAATGCCGTCGCCGCGAAGGAATTTGCCTCCCTGGGTAGCCCATTCGGACGAAAAGAACCCCTCCCCGACTTCCTCGGTCCACTTAATACAGCACTCGTCTCCCTCGGAGCGCTAGCCGGACAAATCCTTCCCGACATTGTCATGCCTATCGCCCGTGGATACCTGCGGAAAATGGTGGGGCACCTGGTGCTCGACGCCAATGGTAAGGCACTCGACAAACTACTCGATGACGCACATGCCAACGGGTTCCGGCTCAACATCAACCTCCTCGGCGAGGCTGTTCTCGGCGAACGCGAAGCAACACGTCGGCTAGACCGAACCATCGAACTTCTCCGCAACCCCAAAGTGGACTATGTGTCCATCAAGGCCTCCTCGGTGTGCTCCCAGCTCAATCCGTGGGATATCGAAGGAAACACGCGTCGGCTCAAGGAACGCCTCCGTCCTCTTTATCGGGAAGCGGTCAAACGCACACCGCACCCCTTCATCAATATGGATATGGAGGAATACAAAGACCTCGACCTCACCATCAAGCTCTTCAAAGAGCTCATGAGTGAAGACGAGTTCATGGACCTCGAAGCCGGAATTGTTCTCCAGGCCTACCTCCCCGACACCTTGGATGCCCTGCACGAACTCATCGACTTCGCCCATGAGCGCGTCAACAAGGGCGGTGCCCCCATCAAGGTACGCATTGTTAAGGGCGCGAACCTGTCCATGGAGCGCGTGGACTCCGAAATCCACGACTGGAAGCAAACCCCTTACCTGACAAAAGCCGAAGTAGACGCCAACTACCTGCGGCTCCTCGATGTCGCGTTACAACCCGAACACGCCACCGCCATCCGGATTGGTGCGGCCTCTCACAATCTCTACACGGTGGCCACCGCGCACGAACTCTCTGTGCAGAGAGGCGTCGAAGATCAGCTCGACATCGAAATGCTCCAAGGTATGGCACCCGCCCAAGCCCGAGCCGTGCGCCAGATCACGGGAACGGTCATTCTCTATACCCCTGTCGTCCACGCGGAAGACTTCGACGTCGCCGTGTCCTACCTGGTCCGACGGCTCGAAGAAAACGGCGCGCACCAAAACTTCCTCTACGCCCTCTTCGCGCCCGACGTCGCCGGCGATGACGATATGACCCCCATGCAGGAGCAAGAAAAACGCTACCTCAACGCCGTCAACGACCGCTGGACCACCTTCGCGGGGCCAAGGCGCCAGCAGGACCGTCAGCAAGAACAATCCGCAGCCGACGTATCCAAGCGAGTCGAGTCCGTCCCAGGCCACTTCGTCAACGAGCCGGACACCGACCCGTCACTGCCTACCAACCGGGAATGGGCTGCGCACTGGCTCGCCCACGACCCGGGCCCCGTCACCAGCCCTGTGATCACGGAGAAATCGGATATCGACGCCATCGTTGCTCGCGCACGAGCACGCTCCTCTGCGTGGGGCACGACCAGCGGACACGACCGCGCCGACGTGCTCGACGCCGCAGCTAACGCGCTGGCCGCGCACCGAGGAGAACTGCTCGCCGCCATGACCCACGAGGCGAACAAGACCGTGGCGGAATCCGACCCCGAGATCTCCGAAGCCATCGACTTCGCCCGCTACTACGCGGAATCCGCACGCGCACTAGATAGCGTCAAAGGATCACGGTTCACCCCGTACTCCGTGGTTCTCATCACCCCGCCGTGGAACTTCCCACTGGCAATCCCCATGGGTGGTGTGTTCGCCGCCCTCGCTGCCGGCGCGGCTGTCGTCATCAAACCTGCACCACAAGTCGTCCGCATCGCCGAAGTCGCGGTAGGGATACTTCGTGAAGCAGGCATCGACGAAGAACTCCTCCAACTTGTCAACGTTGCCGAGAATGAAGCCGGCCAACACCTGGTATCGCACCCAGCAGTGGACTCCATCATCCTCACCGGTGCCTCCGACACAGCGCGACTCTTCCGCAGCTGGAAACCACAGATGGTGATCAATGCGGAGACGTCAGGCAAGAACGCTATCATCGTCACGCCATCTGCTGATCCTGACCTCGCCGTGTCCGATGTTTACCGGTCTGCCTTCGGCCACGCGGGGCAAAAGTGCTCCGCATCGTCGCTCGTCATCGTGGTGGGCAGCGTCGGCAAGTCGAAGCGTTTCATGAACCAGCTGATCGACGCCGTCGAGACCCTCAAAGTGGGTCCGGGAACCGATATTTCCACCACCATGAATGGAATAATCGAACCTCCATCCGACAAACTCATGCGCGGGTTGACTCAACTCGACAGCGGTGAGAAATGGCTCGTCAAGCCCCGCAAGCTGAACAAAGAAGGGACGCTCTGGTCCCCAGGGCTGCGCGATAATGTCAAACCCGGATCGTGGTACCACACCCACGAATGCTTTGGACCAGTCCTCGGCATCATGCACGCCACAACCCTGGAAGAAGCCACCGAATGGCAAAACTCCACGGGCTACGGCCTCACCGGTGGACTACACGCCCTCGACCCAGACGAGATTGACTGGTGGATCGACCACGTCGAAGTCGGCAATGCCTACGTCAACAGGGGTATCACTGGGGCCATCGTCCAGCGACAATCTTTCGGCGGGTGGAAAGCCTCCGCGCTCGGATCGGGTGCCAAGGCCGGCGGCCCGAACTACGTCGCACAACAAGGAACCTGGTCCGAAGGGGACGTGGACGAGCTACCCCGCGCAGGGCTTCAACGTCATGTCGCCCAGCGACTTCGCCGAATCAAAGGCCAGCTGGACAACACGCTCACACCAGCCGACCTATACTGGCTGCGTCGCGCGGCCGAATCCGACGCCTACGCGTGGAGCACCGAATTCGGCGTTGAACACGACAACACTGCGCTCATCGCGGAGTCCAATATCTTCCGCTACCGGCCATTATTGGCACCACTGCGCATCCGAGTCGGATCCCCCAGCTCCTCGCCGACCCTCATTCGTGACCTCGTCCGCCTGACACTGGCGTCCGAAATCTCCGGCACGCCGATGGACGTTTCCGCCACCGCGGAGACTGCCATCGAGCTCGGGGCCATGGGGTTCAGCATCCGTCGTGTTGAAGACGCCACCTACGCGGCCGAAGTGGAAAACGCGGAGTCGGTTCGTGTTCGCACCCTCGGCGACGTCGACCCGGCGTTGTACAAAGCGGCGGCACACTCGGGATCCATCATTATCGACCATCCGGTTCTTGCCGATGGCCGTCGTGAAATCCTGCCATTCCTGCTGGAACAAGCGGTATCCATCACGAACCACCGGTTCGGCTACATCAAGGGCCTCACCAACTGA
- a CDS encoding pyruvate carboxylase, translating to MPVRHFSKVLVANRGEIAIRAFRAAHELESSTVAVYPWEDRHSSHRIKADEAYEIGEEGHPVKAYLDVDEIISVAKDSGAEAIYPGYGFLSENPELARACEREGIAFVGPTADVLDMTGNKATAIHNAKEAGLPTLGDTPATDDLDELERLADESDMPYPLFVKAVAGGGGRGMRLIPSRDKLRELCETASNEAKTAFGDPTVFLEQAVVNPKHIEVQILADGQGNVVHLFERDCSVQRRHQKVVELAPAPSLTPEQREAICTDAVNFARHINYRGAGTVEFLVDEDGNHVFIEMNPRVQVEHTVTEEITDIDIVRAQLQIAAGASLPEIGLTQDTISFHGAAMQCRITTEDPANDFRPDTGYITAYRSPGGSGIRLDGGTATGAEVTGHFDSLLVKLTCRGRDFDSAVHRARRALDEFRIRGVATNIRFLRGVLDNPDFRAGNFTTSFIADHPDLLTTKPYANRADKIMRYLGNVTVNKPNGERATTLNPADKLPTIDTSAPLPEGSRDRLLKLRPEKFAQELRQRRGVAVTDTTFRDAHQSLLATRVRTNDLVAAAGHVARTTPQLLSVEAWGGATYDVAMRFLKEDPWARLDRLRQAMPNVCIQMLLRGRNTVGYTPYPETVTKAFVKEAAASGVDIFRIFDALNDVSQMKAAIDAVRETGTAVAEVAMSYAGNVADPNEKLYTLDYYMNLAHTIVDAGAHILAIKDMAGLLRPEAARILVTELRKEFDLPIHIHTHDTAGGSLATYMAAWEAGADAIDGASAPMAGTTSQPSLSAIVAATANTKYDTGLDLAAVSALEPYWEGVRSVYAPFDKGLAAPTGRVYNHEIPGGQLTNLRAQATALGLEHNFEQIEDAYAAADEMLGHLVKVTPSSKVVGDLALQLVGAGIDPADFAANPNDYDIPDSVIGFLNGELGTPPGGWPEPFRTQALKGREKTPEITPVSSEDEDHLNGSSEDRRNTLNRLLFPGPAADFDTHRNEYGEVSRLSTNQFFFGLYPNEEQKIQLTKGIDLIVQLQSISEPDARGVRTVMCFLNGELRPVFVRDESVEADVNPAEKADRSNPGHVAAPYAGNVTVTVDEGDTVHAGDKIAVIEAMKMEASITAPVDGTIERIISDGTFHVDGGDLVVVIA from the coding sequence ATGCCAGTACGTCACTTCTCCAAGGTCCTCGTCGCCAACCGCGGCGAGATCGCCATCCGCGCGTTCCGCGCTGCCCACGAACTTGAGTCCAGCACAGTCGCGGTCTACCCCTGGGAGGATCGACACTCCTCCCACCGCATCAAGGCTGATGAAGCCTACGAAATCGGAGAAGAAGGCCACCCGGTCAAGGCCTACCTCGACGTCGACGAAATCATCTCCGTTGCCAAAGACTCGGGAGCCGAAGCCATCTACCCCGGCTACGGATTCCTCTCCGAGAACCCCGAGCTCGCGCGCGCTTGTGAACGCGAGGGGATCGCCTTCGTCGGCCCCACCGCCGACGTCCTCGACATGACGGGCAACAAGGCCACCGCTATCCACAATGCGAAAGAAGCTGGGCTGCCCACCCTAGGCGACACCCCCGCCACCGACGACCTCGACGAGCTAGAACGCCTGGCTGACGAATCGGATATGCCCTACCCACTCTTCGTCAAGGCCGTTGCCGGGGGTGGCGGGCGTGGTATGCGCCTCATCCCCTCGCGCGACAAACTCCGCGAGCTATGCGAGACAGCATCCAATGAGGCCAAAACCGCCTTCGGCGACCCCACCGTTTTTCTTGAACAAGCAGTAGTCAATCCGAAGCACATCGAGGTGCAGATCCTCGCCGACGGGCAAGGCAACGTCGTCCACCTCTTCGAACGCGACTGTTCCGTGCAGCGTCGCCACCAAAAAGTAGTGGAACTCGCGCCCGCACCTAGCCTGACGCCCGAACAGCGCGAGGCCATCTGCACCGACGCGGTGAACTTCGCGCGGCACATCAACTACCGCGGCGCGGGAACCGTCGAATTCCTTGTTGATGAAGACGGCAACCACGTGTTCATCGAAATGAACCCTCGCGTGCAGGTCGAACACACGGTCACCGAGGAAATCACGGATATCGACATTGTCCGGGCGCAGCTGCAGATCGCGGCGGGCGCGTCGCTGCCCGAGATTGGACTCACTCAAGACACTATTTCCTTCCACGGTGCCGCGATGCAATGCCGCATCACCACGGAGGATCCGGCCAATGACTTTCGCCCCGACACCGGGTACATCACGGCCTACAGGTCGCCGGGCGGTTCCGGTATTCGCCTCGACGGGGGTACCGCAACGGGCGCCGAGGTCACCGGACACTTCGATTCGCTCCTGGTCAAGCTCACCTGCCGCGGGCGAGACTTCGACTCCGCTGTCCATCGTGCCCGGCGCGCGCTTGATGAATTCCGCATCCGGGGCGTCGCGACGAACATTCGATTCCTCCGCGGTGTCCTGGATAACCCCGATTTCCGTGCCGGCAACTTCACCACATCGTTTATCGCGGATCACCCCGATCTGCTCACCACCAAGCCGTACGCCAACCGTGCCGACAAGATCATGCGGTACTTGGGCAATGTGACGGTGAACAAGCCGAACGGTGAGCGCGCTACCACTCTCAACCCGGCAGATAAATTGCCGACGATTGACACATCAGCCCCGCTGCCCGAGGGATCGCGCGACCGCCTCTTGAAGCTCAGGCCCGAAAAATTCGCGCAAGAGCTACGCCAACGCCGCGGTGTTGCGGTGACCGATACGACGTTCCGCGATGCGCACCAATCGTTGCTGGCCACGCGCGTTCGTACCAACGACCTCGTTGCCGCCGCGGGCCATGTTGCGCGCACGACACCCCAGCTGTTGTCCGTCGAAGCGTGGGGCGGCGCCACCTATGACGTCGCCATGCGGTTCCTCAAGGAGGACCCGTGGGCGCGTTTGGACCGCCTGCGCCAAGCAATGCCGAACGTGTGTATCCAGATGCTGCTCCGCGGGCGCAACACCGTCGGATATACCCCCTACCCCGAGACCGTCACGAAGGCGTTCGTGAAGGAAGCTGCCGCCTCTGGCGTCGACATTTTCCGAATTTTCGACGCCCTGAACGACGTCAGCCAGATGAAGGCCGCCATCGATGCTGTCCGGGAAACCGGGACCGCCGTGGCGGAAGTGGCGATGAGTTACGCCGGCAACGTCGCCGACCCCAATGAAAAGCTCTACACGCTGGATTATTACATGAATCTGGCGCACACCATCGTAGATGCGGGCGCGCACATTCTGGCGATCAAGGACATGGCCGGACTGCTCCGCCCCGAGGCGGCGCGCATACTTGTCACCGAGCTGCGTAAGGAATTCGACCTGCCCATTCACATTCACACGCATGATACTGCCGGTGGATCGCTGGCCACGTACATGGCTGCGTGGGAGGCAGGCGCGGATGCTATCGATGGTGCCTCGGCTCCTATGGCGGGGACGACCTCGCAGCCGTCGCTGTCGGCCATCGTCGCAGCCACGGCGAACACGAAGTACGACACCGGCCTGGACCTGGCGGCCGTGAGCGCCTTAGAACCGTACTGGGAGGGCGTGCGCTCGGTGTACGCGCCGTTCGACAAGGGGCTCGCTGCCCCAACAGGCCGGGTATACAACCACGAAATCCCTGGTGGCCAGCTGACGAACCTTCGCGCGCAGGCGACGGCGCTGGGGCTGGAGCACAACTTCGAGCAAATCGAAGACGCCTATGCCGCGGCCGATGAGATGCTTGGGCACCTGGTGAAGGTGACGCCCTCGTCCAAGGTGGTCGGCGACCTGGCGTTACAGCTGGTCGGGGCGGGTATTGATCCGGCGGACTTCGCTGCGAATCCGAATGACTATGACATCCCGGATTCGGTCATCGGGTTCCTCAACGGTGAGCTGGGGACTCCACCCGGTGGATGGCCCGAACCATTCCGTACCCAGGCGCTCAAGGGTCGGGAGAAAACACCGGAGATCACGCCAGTATCGTCCGAGGATGAGGACCACTTGAATGGGTCGTCAGAGGATCGTCGGAACACGCTGAATCGCCTGCTCTTCCCCGGTCCCGCGGCTGATTTTGATACGCACCGCAACGAATATGGTGAGGTCAGCCGACTGTCCACGAACCAGTTCTTCTTCGGCCTATACCCCAACGAAGAGCAAAAGATTCAGCTGACTAAAGGTATTGATCTTATTGTGCAGCTGCAGTCCATTTCGGAGCCCGACGCGCGCGGTGTGCGAACCGTCATGTGCTTCCTCAATGGCGAACTACGGCCCGTCTTTGTCCGCGACGAATCCGTCGAAGCCGACGTCAACCCTGCGGAAAAAGCCGACCGCTCCAATCCCGGCCACGTGGCCGCACCCTACGCGGGCAATGTCACCGTGACCGTGGACGAAGGCGACACTGTTCACGCCGGTGACAAGATCGCGGTGATCGAGGCGATGAAAATGGAGGCCAGCATTACGGCCCCCGTTGATGGAACCATCGAGCGCATTATTTCCGATGGGACCTTCCACGTTGATGGTGGCGACCTGGTGGTGGTTATCGCGTAG
- the dnaJ gene encoding molecular chaperone DnaJ, which yields MTAQREWADKDYYKDLGVSRSASEDEIKKAYRKIARDNHPDSHPGDSAAEERFKQASEAYSVVGDAKKRKEYDELKDMLASGGLGGFGGGGFNNGGFNSGGFGGQYGSPGGFRTTFSNYDTGSGFSASDLFGGESGGGIGDILGDLFSGSRSSASAAASRGQRNLRGADVETEITLDFREATKGATVPIRLTNPSSCQECHGSGAKPGTSPHTCSACNGKGVVSDNRGAFGLSRPCSDCGGTGSKIDDPCPACKGSGVTNRTRTITVRVPSGVVDGQKVRLAGQGEAGMRGRPAGDLFVTVHVRPDKLFTRKGDDLRVTVPVSFSELALGGVVTVPTLDNKVRVKIPAGTNDGRTLRVRGRGVPKRNQKNGDLLVTVKVAVPPKLDEGAASALRSYVAEEKRLGFDPRANWPGKEG from the coding sequence ATGACGGCTCAACGAGAGTGGGCAGACAAGGACTATTACAAGGACTTAGGAGTTTCTCGCAGCGCTAGCGAGGATGAGATTAAAAAGGCGTACCGCAAGATCGCTAGGGATAACCACCCGGATAGCCACCCCGGCGATTCAGCCGCGGAGGAACGGTTTAAGCAAGCCAGCGAGGCGTATTCCGTCGTCGGCGATGCGAAAAAACGTAAGGAATACGACGAATTGAAAGATATGCTGGCTTCCGGTGGTCTCGGTGGCTTCGGGGGCGGCGGTTTCAATAACGGTGGCTTTAACTCGGGTGGATTTGGTGGTCAGTATGGGTCGCCGGGCGGTTTCCGCACCACGTTTAGCAATTACGATACGGGCAGTGGTTTCTCTGCCTCCGATCTGTTCGGCGGCGAGTCCGGCGGAGGCATCGGCGATATTCTCGGCGACCTGTTCAGCGGCAGTCGGAGTAGCGCGTCTGCTGCCGCCAGCCGTGGTCAGCGGAATTTGCGTGGTGCCGACGTCGAAACGGAAATTACGTTGGATTTTCGCGAGGCTACCAAAGGCGCCACGGTGCCGATTCGCTTGACGAACCCCTCGTCGTGCCAGGAGTGCCACGGTTCGGGTGCCAAACCCGGGACGTCGCCACACACATGCTCGGCGTGTAATGGCAAAGGTGTCGTGTCCGACAACCGGGGCGCGTTCGGGTTGTCGCGGCCGTGTTCCGATTGTGGTGGCACGGGCTCGAAGATCGACGACCCCTGCCCGGCCTGCAAGGGTAGCGGTGTGACCAATCGCACTCGAACGATTACTGTGCGTGTTCCGTCCGGGGTTGTCGACGGTCAGAAGGTTCGCTTGGCTGGTCAGGGTGAGGCTGGAATGCGCGGCCGTCCGGCGGGCGATTTGTTCGTCACGGTCCATGTGCGGCCGGACAAGCTCTTCACTCGCAAGGGTGACGACCTGCGTGTCACCGTCCCGGTTAGTTTTTCTGAGCTGGCTTTAGGTGGAGTCGTTACTGTGCCGACGCTGGACAATAAGGTTCGCGTCAAGATTCCCGCGGGTACTAACGACGGTCGTACGCTGCGTGTTCGTGGCCGCGGTGTGCCGAAGCGTAATCAGAAGAATGGTGATCTTTTGGTGACGGTTAAAGTGGCGGTCCCGCCGAAATTGGACGAAGGTGCTGCCTCCGCGCTTCGTAGTTACGTAGCTGAGGAAAAGCGCCTGGGCTTTGATCCGCGCGCCAACTGGCCAGGGAAGGAGGGGTAA